A genomic stretch from Antarcticibacterium flavum includes:
- a CDS encoding PPK2 family polyphosphate kinase: MKNIDHNQFRVTSPINVKELGTSIDMEADEKEIKKHLKETRKKLADWQDTLYAHKKYSVLFCIQGMDTSGKDSLIREVFKGFNSRGVVVHSFKVPSSKELKHDYLWRHYIALPERGKFGVFNRTHYENVLVTRVHPEYILKENLPQVKNLDDIDDEFWERRFNQIRNFEKHLEENGTIIFKFFLNISKEEQRQRLLRRLRKPNKNWKFSPGDLEERKLWSKYREYYQDAINRTSSEKAPWYIIPADDKATARYLVAKVLWEELSKYNDVKEPELPADIRHNLEDYKEQLQKEH; encoded by the coding sequence ATGAAAAATATCGACCACAACCAATTTAGAGTAACATCTCCTATTAATGTAAAAGAACTTGGTACCTCCATAGACATGGAGGCAGATGAGAAAGAGATCAAAAAACATCTTAAGGAGACAAGGAAAAAACTGGCCGACTGGCAGGATACCTTATATGCCCATAAAAAATATTCAGTGCTGTTTTGCATCCAGGGAATGGATACCTCTGGGAAAGATAGTTTAATAAGGGAGGTGTTTAAAGGGTTTAATTCGCGCGGAGTTGTAGTGCACAGTTTTAAGGTGCCAAGCTCAAAGGAACTTAAACACGATTATCTGTGGCGGCATTATATAGCACTTCCTGAACGGGGTAAATTTGGGGTGTTCAATCGTACACATTATGAGAATGTGCTGGTCACCAGGGTGCATCCAGAATATATACTTAAGGAGAACCTCCCGCAGGTTAAAAACCTGGATGATATTGATGACGAGTTCTGGGAAAGGAGGTTTAACCAAATAAGGAATTTTGAGAAACACCTGGAAGAAAATGGGACTATCATTTTTAAATTCTTTCTAAATATTTCCAAAGAAGAGCAACGGCAAAGGCTCTTAAGAAGATTGCGAAAACCTAACAAGAACTGGAAATTCTCTCCTGGGGACCTGGAAGAAAGAAAGCTTTGGAGCAAATATCGGGAGTATTATCAAGACGCTATTAACAGGACTTCTTCAGAGAAGGCACCGTGGTATATTATCCCGGCAGATGATAAAGCCACTGCCCGCTACCTGGTTGCCAAAGTGTTATGGGAAGAGCTATCTAAATATAATGACGTAAAAGAGCCGGAATTACCTGCAGATATACGTCATAATCTTGAGGATTATAAGGAGCAATTACAAAAAGAACACTAA
- a CDS encoding sigma-54-dependent transcriptional regulator: MAKILIIEDEAAIRRVLVKILSEENKTYEVDEAEDGLAGVEKVKEEDFDLVLCDIKMPKMDGIEVLEAIRKIKPEIPVVMISGHGDLDTAVNTMRLGAFDYISKPPDLNRLLNTVRNALDRKELVVENTRLKKKVGKNYEMVGESPAISRIKNIIEKVAPTDARVLITGPNGTGKELVAHWLHQKSERSKGPMIEVNCAAIPSELIESELFGHVKGAFTSANRDRAGKFEAANGGTIFLDEIGDMSLSAQAKVLRALQENKISRVGSDKDIKVDVRVVAATNKDLKKEIEDKKFREDLFHRLAVILIEVPPLNERREDIPLLVEFFSEKITEEQGGNKKEFTPEAIDLLKEYNWTGNIRELRNVVERLIILGSSQVTEEDVRLFASKN, encoded by the coding sequence ATGGCAAAGATTCTAATTATTGAAGACGAAGCGGCAATACGCCGGGTCCTTGTAAAAATACTTTCTGAAGAAAATAAAACTTATGAAGTTGACGAGGCCGAAGATGGCCTCGCGGGAGTGGAAAAAGTGAAGGAAGAAGATTTTGACCTCGTATTATGTGATATCAAAATGCCTAAGATGGACGGGATAGAGGTCCTTGAGGCTATAAGAAAGATCAAACCAGAGATTCCTGTTGTGATGATCTCGGGCCATGGAGATCTGGATACGGCTGTAAATACTATGAGACTGGGCGCCTTTGATTACATCTCAAAACCCCCAGATCTTAACCGGCTGCTTAATACTGTGCGCAATGCCCTTGACAGGAAGGAGTTGGTTGTTGAAAATACCCGGCTTAAGAAAAAGGTTGGTAAAAATTATGAGATGGTGGGAGAATCGCCTGCAATTTCCAGAATTAAAAATATCATTGAGAAAGTCGCGCCTACAGATGCTCGTGTACTTATCACCGGTCCTAACGGAACAGGTAAGGAGCTGGTAGCTCATTGGCTTCACCAAAAGAGCGAAAGGTCCAAAGGGCCAATGATTGAAGTGAATTGTGCCGCTATCCCATCAGAGCTTATTGAAAGCGAATTGTTTGGCCACGTGAAAGGCGCATTTACCTCTGCCAACAGGGACAGGGCCGGGAAATTTGAAGCCGCCAACGGCGGCACTATTTTCCTGGATGAGATAGGGGATATGAGCCTCTCTGCCCAGGCTAAGGTGTTAAGGGCTTTGCAGGAAAACAAAATCTCCAGGGTTGGAAGTGATAAGGATATTAAGGTAGATGTAAGGGTTGTGGCCGCCACAAACAAGGACCTTAAAAAAGAAATTGAGGATAAGAAATTTCGGGAAGACCTTTTTCATAGACTGGCCGTGATCCTTATAGAGGTGCCGCCATTGAATGAAAGACGGGAAGATATCCCGCTGCTGGTTGAATTTTTCAGTGAAAAGATCACCGAGGAGCAGGGTGGTAATAAAAAGGAATTTACACCAGAGGCTATTGACCTGCTTAAAGAATATAACTGGACAGGGAATATACGGGAGCTTCGTAACGTGGTTGAAAGACTTATTATCCTTGGTAGCAGCCAGGTAACGGAGGAAGATGTGAGGCTTTTCGCAAGTAAGAACTAG
- a CDS encoding DUF6268 family outer membrane beta-barrel protein has translation MNWFVKLFAFLILTSLTNNSLAQSTDLARLEYTYFPQANSDNSFRRFRTSVNIPLKLNDKGAYLVPGVEYENINFKFEDKTPFAKRGTLDRFQSFTATLGYTFKINEAWRFGGLGGVMVASNFETSKVIKDDYLYTGAVFFLKDRDEAPGEVPTRLILGLHYSTTSGFPFPLPIVNYYREFRPNWSYTLGVPKSNVKYSLTGRSELQAFVTLDGFYANIQENRAIPNSSNLGENISMTILLAGVGYEYKITNHLVYYLYGGHTLMNDIRIRDDNRDDVYEINKVNTFYGRTGLKISIL, from the coding sequence ATGAATTGGTTTGTAAAATTGTTTGCTTTTTTGATTTTAACAAGTCTTACCAATAATTCCCTGGCTCAAAGTACAGACCTGGCAAGGCTGGAGTATACGTACTTTCCCCAGGCAAATTCAGATAACTCCTTCAGAAGGTTTCGCACATCTGTAAACATACCTTTGAAATTGAATGACAAGGGAGCCTATCTCGTACCGGGAGTAGAGTATGAAAATATCAATTTTAAATTTGAGGATAAGACCCCATTTGCAAAAAGAGGTACCCTGGACAGGTTCCAGTCCTTTACGGCAACCCTGGGATATACCTTTAAGATAAATGAGGCCTGGAGATTTGGGGGGCTTGGAGGTGTGATGGTAGCTTCCAATTTTGAGACCTCTAAAGTTATCAAGGATGATTATCTTTATACAGGAGCAGTTTTTTTTCTCAAAGACAGAGATGAGGCCCCGGGAGAAGTGCCAACACGGCTTATTTTGGGATTGCATTATTCAACTACGTCTGGATTTCCTTTTCCCCTGCCCATCGTGAATTATTACCGGGAATTTCGTCCAAATTGGTCTTATACGCTGGGAGTTCCAAAATCGAATGTGAAATACTCCTTAACCGGCCGTAGTGAGTTGCAGGCTTTTGTAACCCTGGATGGATTTTATGCGAATATACAGGAGAACAGGGCTATCCCAAATTCTTCTAATCTTGGAGAGAATATTTCCATGACTATTTTATTGGCAGGAGTGGGATATGAATATAAAATTACAAATCATTTAGTATATTATCTGTATGGTGGGCATACTCTTATGAATGACATTAGAATAAGGGATGATAACCGGGATGATGTATATGAAATAAATAAAGTAAATACATTTTATGGCCGTACAGGCTTAAAAATTAGTATATTATAA
- a CDS encoding ABC transporter permease yields MRNLKLIIHREYMARVKNKTFIIMTFLSPVILVGMFLLIGYLSMLNNSEVRTIGVIDQSGIFSGEFENNNEVLFLDLSALSLEQGRDLVREKDYYGLLYIPNVDNNMELARSIEIFSNEPPGLGVLQQIERTISEKLTTRELIQRGVDITQIESSEAQVNIQIQNFAGQRTSKMSSYIKMIFGGIAGYLLMMFIIVYGNMVMRSVIEEKTNRIIEIIVSSVKPLQLMLGKILGTSLAGLTQFAIWVVLGGILLFLTASLTGMDLMSGQPQAQQGLEELGSSEVQQLMIDVANLPLLTLLLSFLVYFLGGYFLYSAIYAAIGAAVDSETDTQQFMFPIILPLMLGIYVGFFSVIENPHGVVSTIFSMIPLTSPIVMLMRIPFGVPWWELGISIGLLIITNFGVLWLAAKIYRVGILMYGKKPTYKELYKWLRY; encoded by the coding sequence ATGCGTAACCTTAAACTTATTATTCACAGGGAATATATGGCAAGGGTAAAGAACAAGACCTTTATCATAATGACTTTTCTAAGTCCTGTGATCCTGGTAGGAATGTTCCTGCTCATTGGTTACCTGAGCATGCTTAATAATAGCGAGGTACGAACGATAGGAGTGATAGACCAGAGCGGGATCTTTAGCGGGGAATTTGAAAATAACAACGAGGTGCTTTTTCTTGACCTTTCGGCTTTAAGTCTTGAGCAGGGAAGGGACCTGGTGCGGGAAAAGGACTATTATGGCTTGTTATATATACCCAATGTTGATAATAATATGGAGCTGGCCAGGTCCATAGAGATCTTCAGCAATGAGCCTCCGGGCCTCGGGGTCCTTCAGCAAATAGAAAGAACAATTTCAGAAAAGCTTACCACGAGGGAATTGATCCAAAGAGGGGTAGATATTACCCAGATAGAATCTTCAGAAGCACAGGTGAATATCCAGATACAGAATTTTGCAGGACAGCGCACTTCAAAGATGTCTTCCTATATTAAAATGATATTTGGAGGCATTGCGGGTTACCTGCTTATGATGTTCATCATTGTATATGGAAATATGGTGATGAGAAGCGTAATTGAAGAAAAGACGAACAGGATCATAGAGATCATTGTTTCCTCTGTAAAGCCTTTGCAGCTTATGTTGGGAAAGATCCTGGGCACTTCACTTGCAGGGTTGACGCAATTCGCTATTTGGGTTGTGCTGGGAGGAATCCTCTTATTTCTCACCGCTTCCTTAACCGGGATGGATTTGATGAGTGGCCAGCCACAGGCGCAGCAGGGACTGGAAGAATTAGGCAGCAGCGAGGTACAGCAGCTTATGATTGATGTTGCCAATTTACCTTTACTAACTCTTTTATTATCTTTCCTGGTATATTTTCTGGGCGGGTATTTTCTTTATAGCGCCATTTATGCGGCTATTGGCGCAGCGGTAGACAGTGAGACAGATACACAGCAGTTTATGTTCCCCATAATTTTGCCATTAATGCTGGGGATATATGTTGGTTTCTTTTCAGTAATTGAAAATCCACATGGGGTTGTGAGTACAATTTTTTCTATGATCCCCCTTACTTCTCCTATCGTTATGCTTATGCGAATTCCTTTTGGAGTTCCATGGTGGGAGCTTGGCATCTCTATTGGGCTTCTTATCATAACTAATTTTGGGGTTTTGTGGCTGGCGGCAAAAATCTATCGTGTTGGTATCCTTATGTATGGTAAGAAACCTACTTATAAGGAATTGTATAAGTGGTTGAGATATTAA
- a CDS encoding ABC transporter ATP-binding protein, producing the protein MADLLVADNICKNFGNFTALDDISITIPTQSIFGLLGPNGAGKTTFLRIINQITMPDTGKVYFEGEPLHPSHVGHIGYLPEERGLYKSMKVGEQALYLARLKGLSKAQAKERLEFWFTRLGITHWWDKKIQELSKGMAQKVQFVITVLHNPKLLIFDEPFSGFDPVNAGIIKKEILYLREQGATILFSTHRMESVEELCEYMALIHNSKKLLDGKVADIKREYKSNTFEVGLSAPNEESLLKELKSRFIVTPATYKSITEDLKLRLQIKEDESPNDLLHYLIGRAQVNHFVEVIPSVNDIFIKTVTQDA; encoded by the coding sequence ATGGCAGATCTCTTAGTGGCAGATAATATTTGCAAAAATTTTGGTAATTTTACTGCACTAGATGATATTTCAATAACAATTCCCACACAAAGCATTTTTGGATTACTTGGGCCCAATGGTGCAGGTAAAACCACCTTTTTAAGGATCATTAATCAAATTACGATGCCAGACACCGGGAAGGTGTATTTTGAAGGTGAGCCTTTGCATCCTTCTCATGTAGGACATATTGGATATCTGCCAGAGGAACGTGGGTTATATAAATCCATGAAAGTAGGGGAGCAGGCCCTTTACCTGGCACGCTTAAAAGGTTTAAGCAAAGCCCAGGCGAAAGAACGCCTTGAGTTTTGGTTTACCAGGCTTGGTATCACGCACTGGTGGGATAAGAAGATACAGGAATTGTCAAAGGGTATGGCCCAAAAAGTGCAGTTTGTGATCACCGTTCTTCATAATCCAAAGCTATTGATCTTTGATGAACCATTTAGTGGTTTTGACCCTGTAAATGCTGGAATAATAAAAAAAGAGATCCTGTATTTGAGGGAGCAAGGCGCCACTATTTTATTCTCAACCCATCGCATGGAAAGTGTTGAGGAGCTTTGTGAGTATATGGCCCTCATCCACAATTCCAAGAAATTGCTTGATGGAAAAGTGGCCGATATAAAGAGGGAATATAAATCCAATACCTTTGAGGTGGGCCTAAGTGCACCTAATGAGGAATCCCTGTTAAAAGAATTAAAGAGCAGGTTCATAGTAACTCCTGCCACCTATAAAAGCATTACAGAAGATCTTAAATTAAGATTACAAATAAAGGAAGATGAATCTCCAAATGACCTGCTTCATTATTTAATTGGGAGGGCACAGGTTAACCACTTTGTGGAGGTCATTCCCTCGGTCAACGATATATTCATTAAAACTGTTACCCAGGATGCGTAA